The DNA segment tctctttctgtctttctctcggaggacctgagccctaggaccatgcctcaggactacctggcatgatgactccttgctgtccccagtccacctggccgtgctgctgctccagtttcaactgttctgcctgcggctatggaaccctgacctgttcaccggacgtgcttgttgcaccctcgacaactactatgattattattatttgaccatgctggtcatttatgaatattttaacatcttgaccatgttctgttataatatccaccctgcacagccagaagaggactggccacccctcatagcctggttcctctctaggtttcttcctaggttttttcctttctagggagtttttcctagggagtttttactagccaccgtgcttctttcacctgcattgcttgctgtttggggttttaggctgggtttctgtacagcactttgagatatcagctgatgtacgaagggctatataaatacatttgatttgatttgatttgattttaataaaAGCGATCAAAGTTCATTTGAGTTGCCTTCTCATTCATTTTCCTGCCCCCTAAAAAAAGTTGATTTAGATTCAATCAACACTGTAGCCTATATTTGAGACCAACGAATGGCCGttgctgtggtgagagagagaagcacgCTTGTCTCTCACAGAACTAGAACGAGAGtcactttctatgatctctctccctctctctgctctgaaaGACATGATCCTGCAACTCTTATTTCTCCAGCATTGCACTTCATCACATTTGTTTTTGTACAATTATTTAATATGCCAATTTTTCCTTATAGAGTCAGCACCCCTGatacattgaaatacatttgccaaagttatagaattaTTGCTGTCTGtacagaaataaatgaaataattcagAATACTACTCCATTtaaaagagaagactaatctgtctgtagcCTACCAAAATATTTcatcaacttccaaataggccTATTGAGCGAACAGCATTGTTTTACAATGTTTTACAAAGTATAACAAGAAAGAGATAGGCTTTTGCCATGAGTGCGCTgcacatcattgggtgagtcagtgaaactggaaagctatTTTAGGACTGTAATTTCTTCCTCATATTGtacaatacagtgagggaaaaaagtatttgatcccctgctgattttgtacgtttgcccactgacaaggaaatgatcagtctataattttagtggtaggtttatttgaacagtgagagacagaataacaacaaaagaatccagaaaaacgcatgtcaaaaatgttataaaataatttgcattttaatgagggaaataagtatttgacccctctgcaaaacatgacttagtacttggtggcaaaacccttgttggcaatcacagaggtcagatgtttcttgtagttggccaccaggtttgcacacatctcaggagggattttgtcccactcctctttgcagatcttctccaagtcattaaggtttcgaggctgacgtttggcaactcgaaccttcagctccctccacagattttctatgggattaaggtctggagactggctaggccactccaggaccttaatgtgcttcttcttgagccactcctttgttgccttggctgtgtattttgggtcattgtcatgctggaatacccatccacgacccattttcaatgccctggctgagggaaggaggttcttatccaagatttgacggtacatggccccgtccatcgtccctttgatgcgttgaagttgtcctgtccccttagcagaaaaacacccccaaagcataatgtttccacctccatgtttgatggtggggatggtgttcttggggtcataggcagcattcctcctcctccaaacacggcaagttgagttgatgccaaagagctccattttggtctcatctgaccacaacactttcacccagttgtcctctgaatcattcagatgttcattggcaaacttcagacgggcatgtatatgtgctttcttgagcaggggaaccttgcgggcgctgcaggatttcagtccttcacggcgtagtgtgttaccaattgttttcttggtgactatggtcccagctgccttgagatcattgacaagatcgtcccgtgtagttctgagctgattccttcccgttctcatgatcactgcaactccacgaggtgagatcttgtatggagccccaggccgagggagattgacagttcttttgtgtttcttccgtttgcgaataatcgcaccaactgttgtcaccttctcaccaagctgcatggcgatggtcttgtagcccattccagccttgtgtaggtgtacaatcttgtccctgacatccttggagagctctttggtcttggccatggtggagagtttggaatctgattgattgattgcttctgtggacaggtgtcttttatacaggtaacaagctgagattaggagcactccctttaagagtgtgctcctaatctcagctcgttacctgtataaaagacacctgggagccagaaatctttctgattgagagggggtcaaatacttatttccctcattaaaatgcaaatcaatttataacatttttgacatatgtttttctggatatttttgtgttgtctctcactgttcaaataaacctaccattaaaattatagactgatcatttctttgtcagtgggcaaacatacaaaatcagcaggtgatcaaatacttttgtCCCCACACATctaggcctaggctattgatggattcaagactaGGTCGTTTTTAATGAATTCAGATTCttagtttgtcagtgtcaaaccACCCTGTCATTTCaatcatttgtgtggtattaaaaaagattcttcCAAAGTCTGCAGTCGTAAAAGTATGTAGAGttgcatgaaatgcatttataaaaggGCACATTTTCCCCAGACCCTAGGCTACTAAGGgttctacttaagtagtttttttggatatctgtactttaccttactatttacattttggacaacttttacttcactacattccgaaagaaaataatgtactttttactccgttaattttccttgacacccaaaagtactagctacattttgaatgcttagcaggtccaatttacacactttatcaagagaacatcccttgtcatccctactgcctctgatctggcactcattaaacacaaatgcttagtttgtctgtgtgttggagAGTGCCCCTATCTATccgttaataaaaaaaaacaagaaaatggtgccgtctgatttgcttaatataaggaatttaatttaatttgtatttttcagacttaagtatattttagcaattaaatatacctttgattcttaagtatattgaaaaccaaatacttagacttttactcaagtagtattttactgggtgactttcacttttacttgagtcattttccattaaggtatctttacttttactcaagtatgacaattgggtactttttccaccactgcccatgtgtgcaacttctgtaagtgccTCTACTCTATGCCACTAGGTGAATGCGACGATATGCACGTTATGCTTTATTATAAAAGTGCATCTATTTTGTCATGTTTTCCAGTACCTCTGAGCCCCCCAGGTCACCCGATTTCATGCAAAAGTTTTGTTCCTGCACCTtccgatttacaaattaagcactgaaTAGACTACCAAATTTGGGTCATTACAATAACATCAAATAGGACAAGTGAGTGAAAACAACACAGAGGAACTAGAACAATGTGACTTGGTCGGGTCTCCCCCATGCGAGTGGCTTGTTTGTGACGATGGCAGTGTAGCACTCATTCTGCCACTGACAGAAACAATGGCCAGTCTGACTGAGGGTCCTGGGGGTCCGTGGGGCTGGTGTCACCCTGCACAGCCTGGTTCCCAGAACACAGCAGTGGTGAATGGCATAGTGGGCATAGTGGGCACGGTCTGCAATGGGCATTAGTCAACAGGATGACGCAGTCACAGTGCCAGCAACAAACACAGGACTCTGTTACAGACCCGGGAGAGTGAGTGGTGATACCCCTTTCCTATGTTTCCCTCCTCTTAAGTCCCTTCATCTATTAAGTCCCCTAGTCTcgtctcgtctctcctctcctaacttgccaccctctcccctcctcttttcacctcctgctctcctctcctcacttgtTTTCTTCTCCTCTTCAACAGACCTGggatgtatacagtatatatggctCTGGTCCCATTgctccaggcaagctcaatcaagcacagctcaaGTATTTtaaagaaatacaaatactatttgaacgaAGGGTAGTGTTCATTGGGGCAAcgccgtttggtgcctaatgaacaagaCCCAGGTCTGCTCTCTCAGATGAGGCTAGTTCTACTAGAGGAGACTGTAAACACCCTGACTGCCCTGTCCCGcaaccctcttcctcccctcctccgcCTCTGcaacatcctcctctctctcctctgctggaggtgcaCTACCAGCAAGTACCCAGCCACCGCCAACCCGGTGGTGCCCCCTACCCACAGTAGCACCACCCCGGACAGGAACATATCCCTGTGGCGCTGCTCGGGCCCATGGTGCCCGCTGGCCAGCGACATGTAGAGTAGGACCCCTCCGCAGAGTGCCAAAGCCATCCCGGTGAAAAGGATGACCACCGGGTCCGCCCGCCCACCGCTCTTCATTAACTCTATCCGCCTCCGGCTGCGAACGCAATTCATATCCTGGACGGCGGAGCTTAGGAGCTGTTTGAGGAGGACAGCCAGAGCTAGGAGGCAGAGCATGGTGCCCACTCCTAGGCGCCACTCCCCGgacaggctggtggtggtggagaggaggccTACTCCTCCCAGCCCCAAGCCCAGGACAAGGCTCACTGAGATGCAGTAGCAGAGCAGGGAGCGCCGCGGCTCGCGGAACCACCACAGTTCCACCTGGTCCTCCAACACGCGCCTCTGGAGCAGGGCCGGGTCCAGGCGCAGCACACGGGGGGTCCGGCGTGGGGTGCGCCGCGGGGACATGGGGGAGAACTCCTCCATCTCAGCCATGGCTACTAGGGGAGCCCCCCTCGAGGTTAATCCAGCCAGCTCACAATAGGTACCTGAGGGGGTTAAGAGCAGTTTGGGTTAAATGTCATATTCAAATTCTATGCTTGTGTAACTAGCATTCAGCTATGTTGTGAACTATATCAATGGTTAAAGATGTCATGCAAATCTTATCACATTCTGCTTGTTATCCTTTGTGCTAGTTGCCTCATCAACATCCATTGTCCATTGCATTTAGCAATGCAAAACTCAAAGTTCTCGAGGGACGCAGTAGTTCTCCAGAGATTGTTATTGGAGTTGTAACTGAAATGTGCACGTGATGGTGCTGGCGTCATAGTAGCATTGTCACATGTAGATTACTTACCAGTGCAGACTAACGAGCCTGTTCCTCCAGACTCTCTTTAGTCATCCCATCTGTCAGTCCTCCAATCAGATCGTCATAACAAAAACACATCGTGATAGACATACACACTCCACAAAACTTCCTGGAGGCTGGTTGAGACAGTTGTGGTTCATGATTCCAAAGCTGTGTGTCTTGGTGAGTCTCAGAGTGGAGTCATCCTGGTTGTGTCATGGTCCATGTGCTCCAGcgttgactgtatgcttgtttgcaGTGGTGTCAGATTATCTGAGGTAGTTTCCAGTCCTGAAGGAGATCCTCATGGCTGACTTGAGAGATATATGTCAACAGGTCCTCCCTCCTCAGTGTAATCTCTCTCTGGTCTGCTctcctatcactctctctctctggtctgttctcctatctctctctctcacacacacacacacacacacacacacacacacacacacacacacacacacacacacacacacacacacacacacacacacacacacacacacaggggcaatGAGAGAGGACAACCTCTCTACTCTTCTCATAAAGGAAAACTACCACGTCATTAAGTGGTCAAAAAGCACAATTACAAATCACAATACATATGGTGGAAATAGGGGGGGTGGGTGGGATTGTTATGGTGTGGCAATGGTGACATCGACCAGTGCTTCGCAGTGAGACGGCACGCGGACAGACAGACAATGGGGCAGCCGATGGACACAGCGACCGAGCTGGAGATGGCTGGTGTGTTTGTGGAGGTGGCTCTGATGTCAGTGTCCCCAGATAATGCCCCCTCTGTCACTCCGAGCATGGCGTCATTGATTCACATGATCTAAGATTGCCTCTTGTGTTTGCCACAATGAAGGCTCTAACTGGCCCTTCCCATCTGATACTGTTCAAACTCCAACGTCAGCTCCTGATGTGTAGGCATAATACTACATATAGTTTATGCCAGAGCCAAACATGAAGATAAAGATAGGTTATGTGATTTATGCTATTGAAGGTTATGTGATTTATGCTATTGAAGGAAAATGCGAACACTTCATTTGACTATCCTTTTGGGTGGAGGTGTCCTTATTAGAGTAACTATGAATGGTGTATGCTCTCCCGTCAGTCCGTTTGAATTGTTTGTGTGCTCTGATTGGTTGATAGTGTGACTGGCCCGCCACTTGTTTTTTTGCACCTCCGCCATAGACTTAGATAGACAATTccacccaggtcatcaggagagATCATCCATTGAATTATActtgtgagcaaacattccataactgcaggtggcagtatatcaccaaccttggctttatacatgTTCAAGCAAAACACTCttggtggcagtatgcaccctttcagtttatttaccaactcatagaagtagtagaagaacaaattgactactttaaaatggagatagcctcaatggtgctgaccatgctgtcacagacacaaAGATGAGAAGTGTAACTAAGTCTATGATCTCCAACTCGCGCCCACTCCTCCGTCCTCAACTCCTTTAGAAAAAGTTGAAAGGTAATTGAAGACAGGGGAGGAAACCTGGAAACAAATGTAGTTGTATGAAACGAGACTCACCTTCTCTGCTAGCATGTCACAGGGGTGGAATcctaaaataaatgtgtaaagtagtaaaaatacatgtatttttgtgCGAGACATTTAATAGATAAGGAGCgtattgtttttaaatgtatgcatgCTTTTCTCTTTCGAGAAAACAACTGTTGACTCAAAGGGTGTGTGGCGGCTTTTAAAATACTTCCGCGCTAGCCGTCGGAAGGATACACTTGTACTTCCTCTGCAGGAGGAGGCTATCAAGGAGAGGACACTCTTTCGTTCGCATATT comes from the Salmo trutta chromosome 21, fSalTru1.1, whole genome shotgun sequence genome and includes:
- the LOC115157759 gene encoding transmembrane protein 125-like — its product is MAEMEEFSPMSPRRTPRRTPRVLRLDPALLQRRVLEDQVELWWFREPRRSLLCYCISVSLVLGLGLGGVGLLSTTTSLSGEWRLGVGTMLCLLALAVLLKQLLSSAVQDMNCVRSRRRIELMKSGGRADPVVILFTGMALALCGGVLLYMSLASGHHGPEQRHRDMFLSGVVLLWVGGTTGLAVAGYLLVVHLQQRRERRMLQRRRRGGRGLRDRAVRVFTVSSSRTSLI